One genomic window of Bradyrhizobium sp. CCGE-LA001 includes the following:
- a CDS encoding inorganic phosphate transporter, giving the protein MTDVAFDRAVGDPTPVQPASRPNLDKGFNPLTMILFFGILAAGLLFVAYSIYADINATGVRVTTYLPYILLFVALLIALGFEFVNGFHDTANAVATVIYTHSLPAEFAVMWSGFFNFLGVLLSSGAVAFGIVSLLPVELILQVGSSAGFAMVFALLIAAILWNLGTWFFGLPASSSHTLIGSIIGVGVANAVMRGRDGTSGVDWTKATEIGYALLLSPLFGFLCAAMLLLLLKFIVRNPALYAAPEGNTPPPLWIRGLLIATCTGVSFAHGSNDGQKGMGLIMLILIGTVPTAYALNRALPESQVAQFQKTSEAASKVISAKGAGHSIIGDPRPAVTQYITVRHISEGTYPSLAVLVKDVGDQVARYGTLNKVPAEAVGNTRNDMYMTSEAIRFLMKDKENDLNKEEIATLNAYKGSLDAATKFIPTWVKIAVAIALGLGTMVGWKRIVITVGEKIGKSHLTYAQGASAELVAAGTIGAADVFGLPVSTTHVLSSGVAGTMAANGSGLQWATIRNLLMAWVLTLPCAIMLSATLYVIFSRIF; this is encoded by the coding sequence ATGACAGATGTTGCATTCGACCGTGCGGTAGGCGATCCGACGCCGGTACAGCCGGCTTCCCGGCCCAATCTCGACAAGGGCTTCAACCCGCTGACCATGATCCTGTTCTTCGGCATCCTCGCCGCGGGCCTGCTGTTCGTCGCCTACAGCATCTATGCCGATATCAATGCGACCGGCGTGCGGGTGACGACCTACCTGCCCTACATCCTGCTGTTCGTTGCGCTGCTGATTGCGCTCGGCTTCGAGTTCGTCAACGGCTTCCACGACACCGCAAACGCGGTGGCGACCGTGATCTACACCCATTCGCTGCCGGCCGAATTCGCGGTGATGTGGTCTGGCTTCTTCAACTTCCTCGGCGTGCTCTTGTCCTCCGGCGCGGTCGCCTTCGGCATCGTCTCGCTGTTGCCGGTCGAGCTGATCCTCCAGGTCGGCTCCAGCGCCGGTTTCGCCATGGTGTTCGCGCTGCTGATCGCCGCGATCCTGTGGAATCTCGGCACCTGGTTCTTCGGCCTGCCTGCCTCCTCCTCGCACACGCTGATCGGCTCGATCATCGGCGTCGGCGTCGCCAACGCCGTCATGCGCGGCCGCGACGGCACCTCGGGCGTGGATTGGACCAAGGCGACCGAGATCGGCTACGCGCTGCTGCTGTCGCCGCTGTTCGGCTTCCTCTGTGCCGCCATGCTGTTGCTGCTGCTCAAGTTCATCGTGCGCAACCCGGCGCTCTATGCCGCGCCCGAAGGCAACACGCCGCCGCCGCTCTGGATCCGCGGCCTGCTGATCGCGACCTGCACCGGCGTCAGCTTCGCGCACGGCTCCAATGACGGCCAGAAGGGCATGGGCCTGATCATGCTGATCCTGATCGGCACCGTGCCGACGGCCTACGCGCTCAACCGCGCACTCCCGGAATCCCAGGTCGCCCAGTTCCAGAAGACCTCGGAGGCCGCCTCCAAGGTGATCTCGGCCAAGGGCGCTGGCCACAGCATCATCGGCGATCCCCGTCCCGCGGTGACCCAGTACATCACGGTGCGTCACATCAGCGAGGGCACCTATCCCTCGCTTGCGGTGCTGGTGAAGGACGTCGGCGATCAGGTCGCCAGATATGGCACGTTGAACAAGGTGCCGGCGGAAGCCGTCGGCAACACCCGCAACGACATGTACATGACGTCGGAAGCGATCCGCTTCCTGATGAAGGACAAGGAGAACGATCTCAACAAGGAGGAGATCGCGACCCTGAACGCCTACAAGGGCTCGCTGGACGCCGCCACGAAGTTCATCCCGACCTGGGTGAAGATCGCGGTCGCCATCGCGCTCGGCCTCGGCACCATGGTCGGCTGGAAGCGCATCGTCATCACCGTCGGCGAGAAGATCGGCAAGAGCCATCTCACCTACGCGCAAGGCGCCTCGGCCGAGCTCGTCGCCGCCGGCACGATCGGCGCCGCCGACGTGTTCGGCCTGCCGGTCTCGACCACCCACGTGCTGTCGTCCGGCGTCGCCGGCACCATGGCTGCGAACGGCTCAGGCCTGCAATGGGCGACGATCCGCAACCTGCTGATGGCCTGGGTGCTGACGCTGCCCTGCGCAATCATGCTGTCGGCCACGCTCTACGTGATCTTCTCGCGGATCTTCTAA
- a CDS encoding UdgX family uracil-DNA binding protein (This protein belongs to the uracil DNA glycosylase superfamily, members of which act in excision repair of DNA. However, it belongs more specifically to UdgX branch, whose founding member was found to bind uracil in DNA (where it does not belong), without cleaving it, appears to promote DNA repair by a pathway involving RecA, rather than base excision.), with protein MQYITLDTETDFDGWRKAARTLVLHHVEPRDVTWAVQGGEADLFAPPSPSPILEVNDGTFSVPAKFVELAKAAILHRDGERFAILYRLLFRLKDNHDLIDVAIDPDVAQVTAMAKAVHRDEHKMHAFVRFREIGRERQAHYVAWFEPEHHIVELAAPFFAKRFADMPWSILTPDLCAHWDGHGLSFTPGVSKSEAPGEDRLEETWRRYYASIFNPARLKVKAMQAEMPKKYWRNLPEASIIKPLIEDAERMTGAMIANAATDPHKPQKRPEAPMIRKTASNDLEALREEAAHCRACHLYKDATQTVFGEGPRSANIMLIGEQPGDKEDLAGHPFVGPAGQMLDRALEEAGVDRKKVYVTNAVKHFKFVPRGKIRLHQKPNTPEIRACRQWYEREVSAIQPDLIVAMGATAAQSVFGKITPIGKTRGRLIDLPDGRKALVTVHPSYLLRLPDPEAKVLEYRRFVEDLKIAASLQKKAARAA; from the coding sequence ATGCAGTACATCACCCTGGACACCGAAACCGATTTCGACGGCTGGCGCAAAGCTGCGCGCACGCTCGTGCTGCATCATGTCGAGCCGCGCGACGTCACCTGGGCCGTGCAGGGCGGCGAAGCGGATTTGTTCGCACCGCCCTCGCCCTCTCCGATACTCGAAGTGAATGATGGCACCTTCAGCGTCCCGGCAAAATTCGTCGAGCTCGCCAAGGCCGCGATCCTGCATCGCGACGGCGAGCGCTTTGCGATCCTCTATCGCCTGCTGTTCCGGTTGAAGGACAATCACGATCTCATCGATGTCGCGATCGACCCCGACGTCGCGCAGGTCACGGCCATGGCGAAGGCGGTTCATCGCGACGAGCACAAGATGCATGCCTTCGTGCGCTTCCGCGAGATCGGCAGGGAACGCCAGGCGCATTACGTCGCCTGGTTCGAGCCGGAGCATCATATCGTCGAACTCGCCGCGCCGTTCTTCGCCAAGCGCTTCGCCGACATGCCCTGGTCGATCCTGACGCCGGACCTCTGCGCGCATTGGGACGGCCACGGGCTCTCGTTCACGCCAGGCGTTAGCAAGAGCGAGGCGCCGGGCGAAGACCGGCTGGAGGAAACCTGGCGACGCTATTACGCCAGCATCTTCAATCCGGCCCGGCTGAAGGTGAAGGCGATGCAGGCCGAGATGCCGAAGAAATACTGGAGGAACCTGCCCGAGGCCTCGATCATTAAGCCTCTGATCGAGGATGCCGAGCGCATGACCGGCGCCATGATCGCCAATGCCGCAACCGATCCGCACAAGCCTCAAAAGCGGCCGGAGGCTCCGATGATACGCAAGACTGCCAGCAACGACCTCGAAGCCCTCCGCGAGGAAGCCGCGCATTGCCGCGCCTGCCATCTCTACAAGGACGCGACCCAGACCGTGTTCGGCGAGGGCCCGAGATCCGCCAACATCATGCTGATCGGCGAGCAGCCCGGCGACAAGGAGGACCTCGCCGGCCATCCCTTCGTCGGCCCGGCCGGCCAGATGCTGGATCGCGCATTGGAGGAAGCCGGCGTCGACCGCAAGAAGGTCTATGTCACCAACGCCGTCAAACACTTCAAATTCGTGCCGCGCGGAAAGATCCGCCTGCACCAGAAGCCGAACACGCCGGAGATCCGGGCGTGCCGCCAATGGTATGAACGGGAAGTTTCGGCAATCCAGCCCGATCTCATCGTCGCGATGGGGGCCACTGCCGCGCAAAGCGTGTTCGGAAAGATCACGCCCATCGGCAAGACCCGCGGCCGGCTCATCGACCTACCCGACGGACGCAAGGCTTTGGTGACGGTGCACCCGTCCTATCTGCTGCGGCTACCCGATCCGGAGGCCAAGGTACTGGAATATCGGCGTTTCGTCGAAGACTTGAAGATCGCGGCCAGCTTGCAAAAGAAGGCTGCACGGGCGGCCTGA
- a CDS encoding putative DNA modification/repair radical SAM protein gives MDVQRKLEILADAAKYDASCASSGTEKRDSSDGKGMGSTAPGMGICHSYAPDGRCISLLKVLLTNACNYDCLYCVNRASSNVPRARFTVDELVKLTLDFYRRNYIEGLFLSSGIIRSPDYTMEQVVSVARKLREEHHFRGYIHLKTIPEADDALIAEAGKYADRLSINIEMPEETSLQQFAPEKDVRAIRRTMGRLRLKLDEAEEDRNAKTKAKPQRFAPAGQSTQMIVGADAASDQTILHTSANLYGAYRLRRVYYSAFSPIPDASRALPLIQPPLLREHRLYQADWLMRFYGFDVAEIVDDSAMLPLDIDPKLAWALRHRDRFPLDVNRASREELLRVPGFGTKTVERIIATRRTTTIRLADLARLHVPRNKAMPFIVLSDHRPTPHRLDAVGLIERFKPKATQLGFGF, from the coding sequence ATGGACGTACAACGCAAGCTGGAAATCCTGGCAGACGCCGCCAAGTACGACGCGTCCTGTGCCTCCAGCGGCACCGAGAAGCGGGATTCCAGCGACGGCAAGGGCATGGGCTCGACCGCGCCCGGCATGGGCATCTGCCATTCCTACGCGCCGGACGGACGCTGCATCTCGCTGCTCAAGGTGCTGCTGACCAATGCCTGCAACTACGACTGCCTCTATTGCGTCAACCGCGCCTCCTCCAACGTTCCGCGCGCCCGCTTCACCGTCGATGAATTGGTCAAGCTCACGCTCGACTTCTACCGGCGCAACTACATCGAGGGCCTGTTCCTCTCCTCCGGCATCATCCGCAGCCCTGATTACACGATGGAGCAAGTGGTCAGCGTCGCGCGAAAGCTGCGCGAGGAGCATCACTTCCGCGGCTACATTCATTTGAAGACCATTCCGGAGGCCGACGATGCGCTGATCGCGGAGGCCGGCAAATATGCCGACCGTCTCTCCATCAACATCGAGATGCCCGAGGAGACGAGCCTGCAGCAATTCGCGCCGGAGAAGGACGTGCGCGCGATCCGCCGCACCATGGGCCGGCTGCGGCTGAAGCTCGACGAGGCCGAGGAAGACCGCAACGCGAAAACGAAAGCGAAACCGCAGCGCTTCGCGCCCGCAGGGCAAAGCACGCAAATGATCGTCGGTGCCGACGCAGCCTCCGATCAGACCATTCTCCACACCAGCGCCAATCTCTACGGCGCCTACCGGCTGCGGCGTGTCTATTACTCCGCGTTCAGCCCGATCCCCGATGCGAGCCGCGCCTTGCCTCTGATCCAGCCGCCGCTGCTGCGCGAGCATCGGCTCTACCAGGCCGACTGGCTGATGCGGTTCTACGGCTTCGACGTTGCGGAGATCGTCGACGACAGCGCGATGCTGCCGCTCGACATCGATCCGAAGCTCGCCTGGGCCTTGCGCCACCGCGACCGCTTCCCGCTCGACGTCAACCGCGCCAGCCGCGAGGAATTGCTTCGCGTGCCGGGCTTCGGCACCAAGACCGTCGAACGCATCATCGCAACGCGGCGCACGACCACGATCCGTCTCGCCGATCTCGCGCGGCTGCATGTCCCCCGGAACAAGGCGATGCCGTTCATCGTCCTCAGCGACCACCGGCCGACGCCGCATCGGCTCGATGCTGTCGGGCTCATCGAACGGTTCAAGCCGAAGGCAACACAATTGGGGTTTGGCTTCTGA